The Arachidicoccus terrestris genome includes the window GGGCACCATGCTTTGACCATCTATATGCTGCACAACGGCAGGCTTTCTAATACCTGCCATTTCCAGGATTGTAGGGAAAAAATCCTGAATGATCACATATTGATCACAGCTACTTCCCTCCCTGGTAACGCCCGGCCACCTTACCATCATGGGTTCCCGGATACCGCCTTCATATAACGACCCCTTACCATTACGGAGCGGATAATTCTGGCTGTTTTCCTTTCCCTGACGGGGTGCATGAGAAAACCCGCCGTTATCCGACATAAAAATTACGATCGTATTTTTCTCTAAGTCATTTTTCATTAAATATGTCAGTAAGTCTCCGAAACTCTTATCCATCCCCTCAATCAGTGCACAATAAGCCGCCTCCGGTATCGTAAATCCCTTGTCCAGGTATTTTTGAACAAATCTCTTGTCAGGGTTATAAGGAAGATGCACGGCGTACTGCGCCATATATAAAAAAAACGGCTTGTGCAGACTTCTGGCTGTATCCATTGCCTTTTGGGCCTCAATGGTCAAGTCTTCAGTCAGAAAACTGGGCGTATGCCAATACTGTTGCATATTGGGAATATCTGCACGTACATTAAAATGGGCTGGATCATAGCCAAAATCATCTTCGGCAAGGTATGACGCGGGATTACCGGCGGCACTGCCGCCAATATTTTTCATGAATCCTAAATTCAACGGATTAGCCCCCGGTGTTTGATAGGCACCAAAATGCGCCTTTCCGCATTGAATTGTATAATAGCCATTGTCTTTTAAAATCTGAGGCAGTGGTGTTACGTAGACGCTTCTTGGGTCACCAGGTACCGGAGAAAGACCATTTACATTCCATTCAGGAGCTTGCATCTGGCTGTCCTTCGCATCAACCGCTTTATTTTTGAACATAGTCCAGTTGGTGACCTTGTGGCGGCCGGCATCCATTCCTGACATCAGGCTTACCCGAGAGGGCGTACAGATAGAATTGGCATAGGCATTGGTAAACTTTTCAGCTGTGGCCGCAAAATGAACCATATTGGGTGTCTGGAACTTTTTGTTTTGTGCAGTAATACTATCCCAAAAAGGAACGGAGCAGTCCTCCCATCCCATATCATCTACCAGAAAGAAAATAATATTAGGCCGGTCAGGACTTTGCTTTTTTACGTGCTTTTGCTGTCCTCGCACCCATAGTATCGGCATTAAGAAAGAAACTAGAATATATTTTCGCATTATTGATAATTTTTATTTTAATTGCTTATCAAGAAACCCGGAACGCTAAATAACGCAATCTTCATTTCTGCTTTCGAACATTTTTAGTTCTTTTTTTAATGAATGGAATCAGACTTTCTGCCAGCAATTCTACCCGCCTGAGCTATTCTTTGATATTATACTGCAAATTATCCGGCAACTTTGGAAGCTGATCTCTGTCGACGATAAAGCAGCCTTCTACGGCTCTGACTGTTTTCTGTTGTGCCTCTCTTACCCAAGATGCGGTTATACGAAACAAATATACTGTAACACAGAGTATGTCATTAACATTATGTTGATGTTTATTGGTATTATTTTAATAAATTATTGGGAGCGAAAATCAGAATGACCTAAAAAGACACTACAGATTCACGTTGAACAATTTAAATAAGAATAGATTAAGGTGCATCGCCCAATTCTAGCGGCAAATGACCTTGAGGCCTTTTTGCTAAACATTTGGCGAGTTATCTATTATTATTTTTCGCCAAAACTTCGATTTTTTTTTGTTTTGGCGAGATATAAGTGCTCACAACATGCCAAATATTGTAGGGACCGAAAAAACAGCTGAATAATTATTAAAGAAAGAAAAAGACGCGACAGTAACTGCATTATGCAGTTCTTCTGGCAACAGGCATCTTACATGCCCATCTACCTTAGCTAATGTGTCAAAAAAAGAAGCTGCCCAAAAAATTGAGACAGCCTCTTTGCAATTACACAATAAACAGTACAAAACATTTAGCCTGAGCCTTTGGCTTACACCTATTCATTACTGGAATAACCAGGGTTTTGCTTTAAGATATCATTACTCAGATCAATTTGTTTCTGCGGCACCGGAAAATAATACAGTCTGTCATTCCAGACCCTGTTTTGAGCCGGAGATTTACGAAGGTCATAAATAGTCTTCATGACCTGCGGCGCGATCTTCCAGCGACGGATATCCAGATAACGTTGTCCTTCCAGCGCCAGTTCAATTCTTCTTTCATGACGAATGAATGTGCGCAGGCTTTCCTTGCTGCTGTATTTACTTCTGTCTACCCCAGGCATACCGGCTCTTTCTCTGATCTGATCCAATGCATCATATACTGAGATATTAGGCCCGGCATACTCATTTTCTGCCTCAGCATACGACAAAAGAATCTCCGCATAACGCATCAGTATAACATTGTTGTAGTTATCGACTTGTTCTTTGTAGACATCCGGATCCACCATCTTTCTAAAATTGTAACCGGTCTTGGAGTTATTGCTGCCACCAATGATCCATTCGAAGCTATACCCTTTTTCCAGCGCGTTCCATGGGCTGCCATTAAACATAATGGTCGCATAGAAACGCGGATCACGATTCTTATATTCATTGTAGAATCTGGCGTCTTTCGCGCCATACCATTCAGCTCTCTGATCGGCGGAGACGGGCGTTACGGCTTCACCGGTCTTATAGCTGTCATATGCGTCTACGAGTTGCTGCGTCGGAGTAACTGAGCTCCAGCCGCCCAGTGTACTCGGGGGTAAGTAGGTGTTTAAATAATTGGGATCCTGCTGGACAATATAATCTCTCTGGAAG containing:
- a CDS encoding sulfatase, with the protein product MRKYILVSFLMPILWVRGQQKHVKKQSPDRPNIIFFLVDDMGWEDCSVPFWDSITAQNKKFQTPNMVHFAATAEKFTNAYANSICTPSRVSLMSGMDAGRHKVTNWTMFKNKAVDAKDSQMQAPEWNVNGLSPVPGDPRSVYVTPLPQILKDNGYYTIQCGKAHFGAYQTPGANPLNLGFMKNIGGSAAGNPASYLAEDDFGYDPAHFNVRADIPNMQQYWHTPSFLTEDLTIEAQKAMDTARSLHKPFFLYMAQYAVHLPYNPDKRFVQKYLDKGFTIPEAAYCALIEGMDKSFGDLLTYLMKNDLEKNTIVIFMSDNGGFSHAPRQGKENSQNYPLRNGKGSLYEGGIREPMMVRWPGVTREGSSCDQYVIIQDFFPTILEMAGIRKPAVVQHIDGQSMVPYLSKPSFRDNSRTLTWNFPNGWSGGHLSQDCSWTCAVRQGDWKLIYFEKYGRLELYNLKEDIKEVHDLSMENRQKTKELARLLTKKLKQQHAQMTVLKSTGQWVPYPDQVKL